Proteins encoded within one genomic window of Flavobacterium gilvum:
- a CDS encoding substrate-binding domain-containing protein produces the protein MDKKYTIKDIAQMAGVSKGTVDRVLHKRGKVSEEALKKINEVLDVINYEPNLIARNLKNNKVYRICILLPDPELDPYWQPCIKGIEDAVQEFRAYNFAIETLFFNPESKKSFLKVNEKVLEIAPDAVLLPPLFHKETIEAVNKYEEKNIIVNTFNNQVQSDSVKGFVGQDLIKSGRVAAKLLDLLLKKGQIVVIHIDESIKNAIHMQEKERGFREYFDEKENQDYTVTTLKLKSPNVEISLVNFLTENPDLSGIFISTSKAYQIAKVISGTSNKKIAVIGYDLVDNNVNYLNQGVIDFLIHQNQKRQAYLGVASIIEYFLFDKPIQSRTFLPIDIVNSENVSNYIE, from the coding sequence ATGGATAAAAAATACACAATAAAGGATATTGCCCAGATGGCTGGTGTTTCTAAAGGGACAGTGGATAGAGTTCTTCATAAAAGGGGAAAAGTTTCTGAAGAAGCATTAAAAAAAATTAATGAAGTTTTAGACGTTATCAATTACGAACCTAATCTTATTGCCAGAAATTTAAAGAATAATAAGGTTTACCGTATTTGTATATTGTTGCCTGATCCTGAATTAGACCCATATTGGCAGCCTTGTATAAAAGGTATTGAAGATGCTGTGCAGGAATTTAGAGCCTACAATTTTGCAATTGAAACTTTGTTTTTTAATCCTGAAAGCAAAAAATCTTTTTTGAAAGTCAATGAAAAAGTTTTGGAAATAGCTCCAGATGCTGTTTTGTTGCCACCTTTATTCCATAAAGAAACGATTGAAGCTGTCAATAAATATGAAGAAAAAAATATTATTGTAAATACTTTTAATAACCAAGTTCAGTCCGATTCTGTTAAGGGTTTTGTGGGGCAGGATTTGATTAAAAGCGGAAGAGTAGCGGCCAAATTATTGGATTTACTTTTGAAAAAAGGACAGATTGTTGTTATCCATATTGACGAATCCATAAAGAATGCAATACACATGCAGGAGAAGGAGAGGGGATTCCGTGAGTATTTTGATGAAAAAGAAAATCAAGATTATACCGTCACTACCTTAAAATTAAAAAGTCCAAATGTTGAAATCAGTTTAGTAAATTTCCTTACTGAAAATCCTGATTTGTCAGGAATCTTTATTTCTACTTCCAAGGCTTACCAAATTGCTAAAGTAATCAGTGGAACAAGCAATAAAAAAATTGCTGTCATTGGTTATGACTTGGTTGATAATAATGTAAATTATTTGAATCAAGGAGTAATTGATTTTTTAATACATCAAAATCAAAAAAGGCAAGCTTATCTTGGAGTTGCATCGATTATCGAATATTTCCTTTTTGATAAACCAATTCAAAGCAGAACTTTTCTACCAATTGATATCGTTAATTCTGAAAACGTCTCTAATTATATCGAATAG
- a CDS encoding nucleotidyltransferase family protein has product MYKNKPTLVILAAGMGSRYGGLKQMDTFTPEGDTIIDFSLYDALQAGFGKFVFIIRKSFEAEFKEKINKKLEGKAEVEYVFQELDKVPPKYLNPQRTKPWGTGHALLMAKDTVKENFAIINADDFYGAEAFEVMAKSLAEKNTASYDFNTMAYLLKNTISDHGFVSRGECDINEDGYLTGVTERTHIEKIDGKLMRKDDNEDFVPIDENAVVSMNFWGFTPKCFDFGEKLFEEFLEKNHDDLKAEFYLPSIVNEILKSGKATVEVLQSDSKWFGVTYKEDKEIVQKAINELKKQNFYPTNLW; this is encoded by the coding sequence ATGTACAAAAACAAACCAACTCTTGTGATTTTAGCTGCGGGCATGGGTAGCCGTTATGGAGGACTCAAGCAAATGGATACGTTTACTCCTGAAGGCGATACGATTATTGATTTTTCACTTTATGATGCGCTTCAGGCCGGCTTTGGAAAATTTGTGTTCATAATACGAAAGAGCTTTGAAGCAGAGTTTAAGGAAAAAATCAATAAAAAATTGGAAGGAAAAGCAGAAGTAGAATATGTATTTCAAGAACTGGATAAAGTTCCTCCAAAATACCTTAATCCGCAGAGAACAAAACCTTGGGGTACGGGACACGCACTCTTAATGGCCAAAGATACTGTCAAAGAAAATTTTGCAATTATTAATGCCGATGATTTTTATGGAGCTGAAGCTTTCGAAGTGATGGCTAAATCTTTGGCTGAAAAAAATACAGCGTCTTACGATTTTAACACAATGGCTTATTTATTAAAAAACACAATATCCGATCATGGTTTTGTTTCCAGAGGTGAATGTGATATAAATGAGGATGGCTATTTGACAGGGGTTACGGAACGAACACACATTGAAAAGATTGACGGTAAATTAATGCGAAAAGATGATAACGAAGATTTTGTCCCAATTGATGAGAATGCCGTTGTATCTATGAATTTTTGGGGTTTTACACCAAAATGTTTTGACTTTGGTGAAAAACTGTTTGAAGAATTTTTAGAAAAAAATCATGACGATTTAAAGGCAGAATTCTATTTACCGTCTATTGTGAATGAAATATTAAAATCGGGAAAAGCCACCGTAGAAGTTTTACAATCAGATTCCAAATGGTTTGGAGTTACTTATAAAGAGGATAAAGAAATTGTGCAAAAGGCGATAAATGAGTTAAAAAAACAGAATTTTTATCCTACTAATCTTTGGTAA
- a CDS encoding phosphotransferase enzyme family protein, protein MLEQKLKYIFNKFNHNGEFDSFQELASGHINDTYLIKTKEKPFFVLQRINHGVFKNVPGLIENKVAISRHIQEKLKNLSEKKQKRQVLTFANTLSGKSYYQDEEGNYWNIMYFIDDSVTFEIVKEKEIAYEGGRLLGKFLTLTSDFDASKLTEVIPKFHDMSFRYSQFEDALKTASKERLNNAKEQIKLVADFKEEMHIIQHLKESGAIKTRVTHNDTKISNILFNKKNKGLCVIDTDTVMPGIVHYDFGDAIRTICNTAAEDETNLDSVEFNIDYYNAYTEGFLKKMKSSLTPIELEYLPLGAKTMIFIMALRFLTDYLNDDIYYKTKYPEHNFDRAKNQFKLIESFSKKIKF, encoded by the coding sequence ATGTTAGAACAAAAACTAAAATACATTTTTAATAAGTTCAACCATAACGGCGAGTTTGATTCTTTTCAGGAATTGGCATCGGGACATATTAATGATACTTATTTGATAAAAACAAAAGAGAAACCCTTTTTTGTTTTGCAACGTATCAATCATGGCGTTTTTAAGAATGTACCCGGACTTATTGAGAATAAGGTTGCCATAAGTAGGCATATTCAGGAAAAATTAAAAAATTTATCCGAGAAAAAACAAAAGCGACAGGTATTAACTTTTGCAAATACACTTTCTGGAAAATCGTACTATCAAGACGAAGAAGGCAATTATTGGAATATAATGTATTTCATTGATGATAGTGTAACTTTTGAAATAGTAAAAGAAAAAGAAATAGCCTATGAAGGAGGCCGATTGTTAGGCAAATTTCTAACGCTCACCAGTGATTTTGACGCTTCAAAATTAACAGAAGTGATTCCAAAGTTTCATGATATGTCCTTTCGCTACAGTCAATTTGAAGACGCTTTGAAAACTGCCTCAAAAGAACGGTTAAACAATGCAAAAGAACAGATTAAACTAGTTGCCGATTTCAAAGAAGAAATGCATATTATTCAGCACCTAAAAGAGTCTGGAGCCATAAAAACACGAGTAACCCACAACGATACCAAAATATCAAATATTCTTTTTAATAAAAAAAACAAAGGCCTTTGTGTTATTGACACCGATACGGTCATGCCCGGAATTGTGCATTATGACTTTGGTGATGCGATAAGAACAATTTGTAATACGGCTGCCGAGGATGAAACTAATTTGGATTCCGTTGAGTTTAATATCGATTATTACAATGCCTATACCGAAGGTTTTCTGAAAAAAATGAAATCTTCCTTGACGCCGATAGAACTGGAATACCTTCCGCTGGGTGCAAAAACAATGATATTTATAATGGCATTGCGTTTTTTAACCGATTATTTAAATGATGATATATATTATAAAACCAAATATCCTGAACATAATTTTGATCGTGCAAAAAACCAATTCAAATTAATTGAAAGCTTTTCAAAAAAAATAAAATTTTAA
- a CDS encoding sugar MFS transporter codes for MNNSLATKQNSTLMPMAILTFMFFIFGFVTWLNGPLIPFFKLACELSESQAYFVTFAFYIAYFVMAIPSSGLIERVGYKNGLSLGLIIIACGAFMFYPAAETRTFGLFLGALFVMGTGLAVLQTASNPYVVVIGPRESAAARISILGTANKLAGFIAPLALTSLVLSNMADYTADKIAALDPAAKTAALDALALQLQAPYIYMGMIILVLAVLVKFSPLPEINLDEDGNVEHLSLFKQIRNVLQRPQLVLGVITLMLYVAAEVLAGDSIGGFGKKLGVYGENGDFYLKLTSFTMTAMVIGYILGITLIPKYVSQVTALKISGLLGIALVILIVLISPNIMIALPGIPEMPLVIILVALMGLSNALCWPAIWPMALQDLGGYTKIGGALLIMAIIGGALFPLLYGALADSINLANETLAIAKTAKSGNQLAYLILLPSYLMILYFAIKGHKYRSWSKA; via the coding sequence ATGAATAATTCCCTTGCAACCAAACAAAATAGCACATTGATGCCAATGGCTATTTTAACCTTTATGTTTTTTATTTTTGGATTCGTAACCTGGCTAAACGGCCCTTTAATTCCCTTTTTCAAATTAGCCTGTGAGCTATCCGAATCGCAAGCTTATTTTGTAACATTCGCTTTTTACATAGCTTATTTTGTTATGGCAATTCCTTCTTCTGGACTTATAGAAAGAGTGGGTTACAAAAACGGATTGTCATTAGGACTGATAATCATTGCTTGTGGAGCATTTATGTTCTATCCCGCCGCCGAAACAAGAACCTTCGGATTGTTTTTGGGAGCTTTGTTTGTTATGGGTACAGGTTTGGCTGTTTTGCAAACTGCTTCCAATCCGTATGTTGTGGTGATTGGACCTCGCGAAAGCGCCGCTGCCCGTATCAGTATTTTGGGTACTGCCAATAAATTGGCCGGATTTATAGCACCACTAGCCTTGACAAGCTTAGTTTTGTCAAATATGGCCGATTATACTGCCGATAAAATTGCTGCTCTAGACCCCGCTGCCAAAACAGCTGCACTAGATGCTCTTGCTTTACAATTACAAGCTCCTTATATTTATATGGGAATGATTATACTTGTTCTGGCCGTATTGGTGAAATTTTCTCCGCTTCCGGAAATCAATTTGGATGAAGATGGAAATGTAGAACATCTTAGTCTTTTCAAACAAATTAGAAATGTTTTGCAACGTCCACAATTGGTTTTAGGTGTGATCACTTTGATGCTTTATGTTGCTGCTGAAGTATTGGCCGGAGATTCTATTGGCGGTTTCGGAAAAAAACTGGGCGTATATGGCGAAAATGGGGATTTTTACCTAAAACTGACTTCTTTCACAATGACAGCAATGGTAATAGGCTACATTTTGGGAATCACTTTAATTCCTAAATATGTTTCGCAAGTGACCGCCTTAAAAATTTCAGGTCTATTAGGGATTGCTTTAGTTATTCTAATTGTACTTATTTCTCCTAATATAATGATTGCTTTACCAGGAATTCCAGAAATGCCACTTGTAATCATTTTGGTTGCACTAATGGGACTTTCCAATGCATTATGCTGGCCAGCAATTTGGCCGATGGCGCTTCAAGATTTAGGAGGTTACACAAAAATTGGCGGTGCCCTATTGATCATGGCAATTATAGGGGGGGCTCTATTTCCATTACTGTATGGGGCACTTGCCGATTCTATTAACTTGGCAAACGAAACTCTAGCCATTGCAAAAACAGCAAAAAGCGGGAATCAACTCGCCTATTTAATCCTATTGCCTTCTTACCTAATGATTCTTTATTTTGCCATCAAAGGACATAAATACAGAAGCTGGTCAAAAGCCTAA
- the nagB gene encoding glucosamine-6-phosphate deaminase, which produces MLKSSIDKSTGFEKRFENINTVVFENSTVASAAVAQEIASLIKSKQENNEACILGLATGSSPKGLYAELVRLHKEEGLSFKNVISFNLDEYYPMEPDSINSYVRFMKELLFDQVDILPENVHIPDGTLSKEEIAEFCANYEAKIEALGGIDLQILGIGGNGHIGFNESGSLQNSKTRLVALDHITRVAASGDFLGLNNTPRTAITLGVKKIMEAKQVILMAWGVGKSNIIKASAEGQVTNLVPASFLQEHKNAVFVLDKEASSKLTRINTPWLVEKVVWTDKLIRKAVLGLALHLKKPILMLTDADYIENGMSDLLADSGPAYDINIKIFNKLQNTITGWPGGKPNADDANRPERAEPAKKRVLLFSPHPDDDIISMGGTFMRLQEQGHEVHVAYQTSGNIAVADDEALRFANFVIDYNEKFGIKSAEADTIYKKAETFLRNKKTSEIDIPEVRYIKGLIRKGEARATSHFVGLPDSQIHFMELPFYETGAIEKNPIGEEDILITMDLIEKIKPHQIYAAGDLADPHGTHKVCLDAIFEATKRLKPKDFMKDCWLWLYRGAWQEWGIDEIEMAVPMSPDQVLAKRHGIFKHQSQKDGVVFQGTDSREFWQRAEDRNKETAQFYKQLGLATYAAMEAFVRWEY; this is translated from the coding sequence ATGTTAAAGAGCAGTATTGACAAATCCACCGGATTTGAGAAACGATTTGAGAACATTAACACCGTAGTTTTTGAGAACTCGACAGTAGCTTCGGCTGCCGTTGCTCAGGAAATAGCGTCACTTATAAAATCAAAGCAGGAAAATAACGAAGCTTGTATTTTGGGACTGGCAACAGGATCTTCGCCAAAAGGTTTGTATGCCGAATTGGTTCGTTTGCACAAAGAAGAAGGATTGAGTTTTAAAAACGTGATTTCTTTCAATTTGGACGAATATTACCCGATGGAACCGGATTCAATTAACAGTTATGTTCGATTCATGAAGGAATTGCTGTTTGACCAAGTGGATATCCTTCCAGAAAATGTGCATATTCCCGATGGAACTTTATCCAAAGAAGAGATTGCGGAATTTTGTGCCAATTATGAAGCAAAGATTGAGGCTTTGGGCGGAATCGATTTGCAGATTCTCGGAATTGGAGGAAACGGGCATATCGGATTCAACGAATCGGGGTCTTTGCAGAATTCCAAAACAAGATTGGTGGCTTTGGACCACATCACAAGAGTGGCTGCCAGCGGAGATTTCCTTGGACTAAACAATACTCCAAGAACGGCCATCACGCTGGGAGTTAAAAAAATTATGGAAGCCAAACAAGTCATTTTGATGGCTTGGGGAGTTGGAAAATCCAATATTATTAAGGCTTCCGCCGAAGGGCAGGTAACCAATTTAGTTCCGGCTTCGTTTTTGCAAGAACATAAAAATGCGGTTTTTGTTTTAGACAAAGAAGCTTCTTCCAAATTAACGAGAATCAACACGCCTTGGTTAGTGGAAAAAGTGGTTTGGACCGACAAATTAATCCGAAAAGCGGTTTTGGGATTGGCACTTCATTTGAAAAAACCAATCTTGATGCTTACCGATGCCGATTATATCGAAAACGGAATGAGCGATTTATTGGCTGATTCGGGTCCAGCTTATGATATCAACATTAAAATATTCAACAAACTGCAAAATACCATCACCGGATGGCCGGGAGGAAAACCCAACGCCGATGATGCCAACAGACCCGAAAGAGCCGAACCTGCGAAAAAAAGAGTGCTCCTTTTCAGTCCACATCCCGATGACGATATCATCAGTATGGGAGGAACTTTCATGAGATTACAGGAACAGGGACATGAAGTGCATGTGGCGTATCAAACCTCTGGAAACATAGCAGTGGCCGATGATGAAGCGCTTCGTTTTGCGAATTTTGTGATTGATTATAATGAAAAATTCGGTATCAAAAGTGCCGAGGCAGACACTATTTACAAAAAAGCGGAAACTTTCCTTAGAAACAAAAAAACCAGTGAAATTGATATTCCTGAAGTAAGATATATTAAAGGTTTAATCCGAAAAGGAGAAGCCCGTGCCACGAGCCATTTCGTAGGTTTGCCAGACAGTCAGATTCACTTTATGGAACTTCCTTTCTACGAAACAGGGGCGATTGAGAAAAATCCTATTGGCGAGGAAGATATTCTCATTACGATGGATTTGATTGAAAAGATTAAACCGCACCAGATTTATGCCGCAGGAGATTTGGCCGATCCACACGGAACTCACAAAGTGTGTCTGGACGCCATTTTTGAGGCAACCAAACGACTTAAACCAAAAGATTTTATGAAAGACTGCTGGTTGTGGCTCTACCGAGGTGCTTGGCAGGAATGGGGAATTGACGAGATTGAAATGGCCGTTCCGATGAGTCCGGATCAAGTGCTGGCAAAACGTCACGGAATCTTCAAACACCAATCCCAAAAAGACGGTGTAGTATTCCAAGGAACTGATTCAAGGGAATTCTGGCAAAGAGCCGAAGACAGAAACAAGGAAACTGCCCAGTTCTACAAACAGCTCGGCCTTGCGACTTATGCCGCAATGGAAGCTTTTGTGAGATGGGAATATTAA
- a CDS encoding GntR family transcriptional regulator, whose product MAHETERILINIKKDSSVPKYIQVADSITNDIKSGKIKIDQKLPSINELSEWNSLSRDTIEKAYKILRDQELVFSVMGVGNFVNPNKSKSDVEIFFLINKPSSYKMEVYNAFVNCIGSKAHVNMYVYYCDENLFIKALKRNMDSCNYFVIMPHFKTKANSHVNYTPKVIKAIETIPKDKLVILDNSHTEISGEFVSIYQDYMNDIMMALEQAFDKLKKYAKLNLVFSTKSIFPYPNGILAGFKQFCEKHQFKFEILEKIYVGLEFESKEAFVTIMEEDLVNLVQQIREKNLVIGEDVGVISYNETPLKALLGITVVSTDFKEMGEHAAKLVLKNEKKFHKNPFKYIERNSL is encoded by the coding sequence ATGGCACATGAAACTGAACGTATTTTAATAAATATAAAGAAAGATTCCAGCGTACCCAAATATATTCAAGTAGCAGACAGTATCACCAATGATATAAAAAGCGGAAAAATAAAAATAGATCAAAAGCTCCCTTCTATTAATGAGCTTAGTGAATGGAATTCATTATCCCGTGACACAATCGAAAAAGCATACAAAATCCTGAGAGACCAAGAATTGGTTTTTTCGGTTATGGGTGTTGGGAATTTTGTAAACCCCAACAAATCAAAATCCGATGTTGAGATTTTTTTCCTGATAAACAAGCCTAGTTCTTATAAAATGGAAGTTTATAATGCTTTTGTCAATTGCATAGGTTCCAAAGCCCATGTCAATATGTATGTCTATTATTGCGACGAAAATCTTTTTATTAAAGCTTTAAAAAGAAACATGGACAGTTGCAACTATTTTGTAATCATGCCTCATTTCAAAACCAAAGCGAACAGTCATGTCAATTATACACCAAAAGTAATTAAGGCTATTGAAACTATTCCGAAAGACAAACTTGTAATATTAGACAACTCGCATACCGAAATTTCAGGAGAATTTGTTTCCATTTATCAAGATTACATGAATGATATAATGATGGCTTTGGAACAAGCTTTTGATAAACTAAAAAAATACGCCAAATTAAATTTGGTATTTTCCACAAAATCAATTTTCCCCTACCCTAACGGCATCCTGGCGGGCTTCAAACAATTTTGCGAAAAACACCAATTTAAGTTTGAAATTTTAGAGAAAATCTATGTTGGACTTGAATTTGAATCAAAAGAAGCCTTTGTAACCATTATGGAAGAAGACTTGGTTAATCTGGTTCAGCAAATCAGAGAGAAAAATTTAGTTATTGGAGAAGATGTTGGAGTAATATCTTACAACGAAACCCCACTAAAAGCTTTACTGGGAATCACTGTTGTAAGTACCGATTTTAAAGAAATGGGCGAACATGCCGCTAAACTAGTATTGAAAAACGAAAAGAAATTCCACAAAAATCCTTTCAAATATATTGAACGTAATTCGTTGTAA
- a CDS encoding cupin domain-containing protein yields the protein MKLSTTIKVAVVALITQQSIFSQEAKKEANSTTPNYTIENCVNHFELDKAVKTKVGYQYWFADKNFTLENTLKMSIVEPGKSTHAPHHHVEEEFFYILEGTAEFFLDGKRVIVGPNTSLYCPSNSEHGISNPGKTELRYLVIKKDLK from the coding sequence ATGAAATTATCGACAACCATCAAAGTTGCCGTTGTGGCGCTTATTACCCAACAATCAATATTTTCTCAGGAAGCAAAAAAAGAAGCAAATTCGACTACTCCAAATTACACTATCGAAAATTGTGTCAATCATTTTGAATTGGATAAAGCTGTAAAAACCAAAGTGGGATATCAATATTGGTTTGCCGATAAAAATTTTACTCTGGAAAATACGCTAAAAATGAGCATCGTTGAGCCTGGAAAATCAACACATGCACCGCACCACCATGTCGAAGAAGAATTCTTTTACATTCTTGAAGGAACTGCCGAGTTTTTTTTGGATGGAAAAAGAGTAATAGTAGGACCTAATACCAGTTTGTATTGCCCTTCGAATTCAGAACACGGAATCAGTAATCCCGGTAAGACAGAATTACGTTATTTGGTTATAAAGAAAGATTTGAAATAG
- a CDS encoding SRPBCC family protein — protein MKKLQFKVNINALVSKIYDIMLGISNKSTYEQWTSLFNPTSTYEGSWDKGNKILFIGVDDKGEKGGMVSRIVENIPNRFVSIQHYGLYQAGKEITEGPEVEKWANGFENYTFEENNGITTVTVDLDTAEDFLDYMNETYPKALAKLKELCEK, from the coding sequence ATGAAAAAGTTACAATTCAAAGTAAACATCAATGCATTGGTAAGTAAAATTTATGATATTATGCTTGGCATTAGCAATAAATCAACTTATGAGCAATGGACTTCTTTGTTTAACCCGACATCGACCTATGAAGGAAGTTGGGATAAGGGAAATAAAATTCTGTTTATTGGGGTTGATGATAAAGGAGAGAAGGGAGGTATGGTTTCCAGGATAGTTGAAAATATTCCTAACCGGTTTGTTTCAATTCAACATTATGGTCTTTATCAGGCGGGTAAAGAAATTACTGAAGGTCCAGAAGTAGAAAAATGGGCAAACGGATTTGAAAACTACACCTTCGAAGAAAATAATGGAATTACAACCGTTACTGTTGATTTAGACACCGCTGAAGATTTTCTAGATTATATGAACGAAACCTACCCAAAAGCACTCGCCAAGCTAAAGGAGCTTTGTGAAAAATAA
- a CDS encoding site-2 protease family protein: protein MERIASIMIFALFFTQSFVFGQSKKEQLSIVNSAKLTSKNFYDEIPFSDKLGYFTIQVKIDTSSYEFIFDTGGYNTVTSKIMENSKLLSLMEVEVGSSNKIKSKIKLSKVPLMQVGKAQFEDVGVFNYDFSFSPAINCYTNGGLIGKSVIREVVWQIDYRKSVIRVTDNLANMPNLDKSEKIKIELDKTLNPFLKLMIDGKQERFMLDFGYGGLISLTEKTASSIKPTNILTIEGEGSISANGIVKEKTYAASLKNIKIGKSELKNKVAYYAKSNNYNLLGSELTKYFIVTLNFKDKELILTPYSDTENDFETFGFNINLDSNKIYVSKLFKGLNAQKVGLLLNDEIIKINDKHLSEFSLCDSYFTLNNILSTEKEILLQIKRGEEQKEFRIAKQKLF, encoded by the coding sequence ATGGAACGTATAGCTAGTATAATGATTTTCGCTCTGTTTTTTACACAATCTTTTGTATTTGGTCAAAGTAAAAAAGAGCAACTCTCTATTGTTAATTCTGCAAAATTGACTTCAAAAAATTTCTACGATGAAATTCCGTTTAGTGATAAATTAGGGTATTTTACTATTCAAGTAAAAATAGATACTAGCTCGTACGAATTTATTTTCGACACCGGTGGTTATAATACAGTAACTTCTAAAATTATGGAAAACTCAAAGCTTCTGTCATTGATGGAAGTAGAGGTTGGAAGTTCTAATAAAATAAAATCAAAAATAAAACTTTCAAAAGTTCCTTTAATGCAAGTTGGCAAAGCACAATTTGAAGATGTTGGTGTCTTTAATTATGATTTTTCATTTTCACCAGCTATTAATTGTTATACAAATGGAGGATTAATTGGTAAAAGTGTAATTCGTGAAGTTGTATGGCAAATTGATTATAGAAAATCCGTAATTAGAGTAACCGATAATTTGGCTAACATGCCTAATCTTGACAAAAGCGAAAAAATAAAAATAGAACTTGATAAAACTTTAAATCCTTTTTTGAAACTTATGATTGATGGGAAGCAAGAAAGGTTTATGTTAGACTTTGGTTATGGAGGACTAATATCATTAACTGAAAAAACTGCTTCTTCCATAAAGCCAACCAATATATTAACAATTGAAGGAGAGGGAAGTATAAGTGCAAATGGCATTGTAAAAGAAAAGACTTATGCTGCTTCATTAAAAAACATAAAGATTGGAAAATCTGAACTAAAAAATAAAGTTGCTTATTATGCTAAATCAAATAACTACAATTTACTTGGTTCAGAATTGACAAAATATTTTATTGTAACACTCAATTTCAAAGACAAAGAATTAATATTAACACCTTATTCTGATACGGAAAATGATTTTGAAACTTTTGGTTTTAATATAAACTTAGACAGTAATAAAATCTATGTTAGCAAACTTTTTAAAGGGCTAAATGCTCAAAAAGTCGGGTTGTTATTGAATGATGAAATTATAAAAATTAATGATAAGCATTTAAGTGAATTTTCTCTCTGTGACAGTTATTTCACTCTGAATAATATTTTAAGTACAGAAAAAGAAATCTTACTTCAAATTAAAAGAGGCGAAGAGCAAAAGGAATTTCGAATAGCGAAACAAAAACTATTTTAG